A window from Primulina eburnea isolate SZY01 chromosome 2, ASM2296580v1, whole genome shotgun sequence encodes these proteins:
- the LOC140815553 gene encoding LOW QUALITY PROTEIN: phosphatidylinositol 4-kinase gamma 8-like (The sequence of the model RefSeq protein was modified relative to this genomic sequence to represent the inferred CDS: deleted 1 base in 1 codon) has product MSNLPEKTNPLEIFKKQPLACIIAIACMIFLKMAVAVDQGHEFKPFPRPPRYKLQSFTQLDYKMLDFSQSKLAQSLKHAFQSTNIYRSFSTPCLSNSSTVEDDFGPNARIEIIGGHTAPRVRALVVEVAIAIASGVNPEPACNGLGGAYFMRSRDGDTIAVAKPMDEEPLAFNNPKCFGGRMLGQPGMKHSIRIGEAGLREAAAYLLDHDGFSRVPPTALVKFSHVRFNMNNVEADLSPPLKIASLQCYVKHDSDAGDLGPSSFSVNSVHHIGILDVRLMNLDRHAGNILVKQEKENYAGGNAELVPIDHGFCLPESLEDPYFEWLHWPQSSIPFSESEVEYISGLDPFKDAELLRTELPLIRESSIRVLVLCTIFLKQATKFGLCLADIGEMMTREFHGGEENWSTLEILCLNAKVNLNDRNCDDNTRDNQNVEEVNEMFQFDDDEDEMKDDLNQDSGFLQMLHKPPLKGKPPLIPKFSSMSALDVPSSFHLNKSEDRDKVLEKSTYLDNNSSNEDEHQDDNLKSSGLMRSLSCAVPNYSHDVQVISFEEMYEEEWQSFLESFERLLPEAFEGRSMCSSKQRLGSSCEF; this is encoded by the exons ATGTCTAATCTCCCAGAGAAGACAAACCCTCTAGAAATC TTTAAGAAGCAACCTTTAGCATGTATAATAGCCATCGCCTGCATGATATTTCTAAAAATGGCTGTAGCCGTTGATCAAGGTCATGAATTCAAGCCATTCCCCCGACCCCCAAGATACAAACTCCAATCCTTCACTCAGCTCGACTACAAAATGCTCGACTTTAGTCAATCCAAACTCGCACAATCTTTGAAACATGCCTTCCAGTCTACCAACATCTACAGAAGCTTTTCCACCCCATGCCTATCTAATTCTTCCACGGTAGAAGACGACTTTGGTCCCAATGCCAGAATTGAAATAATAGGGGGCCACACTGCACCAAGAGTACGTGCTCTGGTCGTGGAAGTTGCAATAGCCATAGCTTCAGGTGTCAATCCAGAGCCAGCATGTAATGGGCTTGGCGGTGCCTACTTTATGCGCTCTCGAGATGGTGATACTATAGCTGTTGCGAAGCCTATGGACGAGGAACCTCTAGCATTCAATAATCCAAAATGTTTTGGTGGGCGGATGTTAGGCCAACCTGGCATGAAACACTCCATTAGGATCGGTGAAGCAGGTCTTCGTGAAGCAGCAGCTTATCTTCTTGATCATGATGGTTTTTCCAGGGTCCCACCAACGGCATTGGTTAAATTTTCTCACGTCAGGTTCAACATGAATAACGTGGAGGCAGATTTGTCTCCGCCCCTTAAAATTGCATCACTTCAATGTTATGTGAAGCATGATTCTGATGCAGGAGATTTGGGCCCTTCAAGCTTCTCAGTCAATTCTGTACACCATATTGGTATTTTAGATGTGAGGCTAATGAATCTTGACAGACACGCTGGGAATATTCTGGTGAAGCAAGAGAAAGAGAATTATGCTGGGGGGAATGCCGAGTTAGTTCCCATCGACCATGGGTTTTGCTTGCCTGAGTCACTCGAAGATCCATATTTCGAATGGCTGCACTGGCCTCAATCTTCAATACCATTTTCTGAGTCAGAAGTTGAGTACATATCTGGTCTTGATCCGTTTAAAGATGCAGAACTGCTAAGAACTGAGCTTCCATTAATTCGAGAGTCTTCCATCCGAGTTCTTGTGCTCTGTACGATCTTTCTGAAGCAAGCAACCAAATTTGGGCTATGTCTTGCTGACATAGGTGAAATGATGACTCGAGAATTTCATGGAGGAGAAGAGAATTGGAGCACGTTGGAGATTCTATGTTTAAATGCTAAAGTCAACCTGAATGATAGAAATTGTGATGATAATACCAGGGATAATCAAAATGTAGAAGAAGTTAATGAGATGTTCCAATTTGACGATGATGAAGATGAAATGAAAGACGACCTCAACCAAGATTCAGGCTTCCTCCAAATGCTACATAAACCCCCCCTAAAAGGTAAGCCACCACTAATTCCAAAATTCTCATCGATGAGTGCATTAGATGTTCCTTCATCGTTTCACTTGAATAAGAGCGAAGATCGTGACAAAGTTCTTGAGAAGAGCACCTATTTGGATAATAATTCTTCGAATGAAGATGAACACCAGGACGATAATCTCAAATCCAGTGGATTGATGCGGAGCCTGAGTTGCGCTGTACCAAATTATAGCCATGATGTTCAGGTCATTTCTTTCGAGGAAATGTACGAGGAGGAATGGCAGTCGTTCTTGGAGAGTTTTGAAAGACTTTTGCCCGAGGCATTCGAGGGGAGGTCTATGTGCTCATCTAAGCAAAGATTGGGATCTTCTTGTGAGTTTTGA
- the LOC140815561 gene encoding putative calcium-transporting ATPase 11, plasma membrane-type — MEKLIPKEFDFLHKERSEEAQRLWRKAVGKLVKNRRRRFRYAADLEKRSEAREQMRTLRDNIRVCFVAYTAALRFIHGGVHGKNGKNSSEPLEEDTGVEIQNGLPEEARLAGFNVHPDKIATIVASYDIKTLRKLKGVEGLANRLNVTLDKGVDSNDVDIRKNVYGPNRYTEKPPKSFLTFVWEALQDLTLIILIVCAVVSIGVGVATEGLPKGMYDGVGILLSICLVVMVTAISDYKQSLQFKELDKEKKKVFVQVIREGFRQKISVYDLVVGDVVHLSIGDLVPADGIFISGHNLLIDQSSLTGESVPINIYEERPFLLAGSKVQDGSGKMLVTTVGMRTEWGKLMETLSEGGEDETPLQVKLNGVATVIGKIGLVFALSTFIVLTVRFLVEKKLHHEFTKWSSHDALQLLNYFATAVTIIVVAVPEGLPLAVTLSLAFAMKKLMNDKALVRRLSACETMGSATCICTDKTGTLTTNHMVVSKIWICGRAKEVDNSGGKDTLDSDISENVLNFLLQAIFNNTGSEVVKNKDGKTSIMGTPTETAILEYGMLLGGDFDEQRRQCQLLKVEPFNSEKKTMSVLVDLPDGKVRAFCKGASEIILKMCDNGINADGETVPLSSEQINNIMDVINDFSCEALRTLCLAFKDIDDGSKANKIPSSGYTLIAVVGIKDPVRDGVKEAVKTCFAAGITVRMVTGDNINTAKAIAKECGIFTDFDLAVEGPDFRNKTSEEMSQDIPKLKVMARSSPTDKHILVKTSRSILKEVVAVTGDGTNDAPALHEADIGLAMGISGTEVAKESADVIVLDDNFATIVNVAKWGRSVYINIQKFVQFQLTVNIVALMINFVSACISGSAPLTAVQLLWVNLIMDTLGALALATEPPNDELMKRPPVLRTENFITVNMWRNIIGHSIYQLAVLLVLNFLGKQILGLQGSDATAVLNTFIFNTFVFCQVFNEINSRDIEKINIFSGLFGNWIFLGIIACTVVFQVIIVEFLGTFAGTVPLNWQLWLTSVLLGAVSMPIAVILKCIPVDRKTAIATRQHDGYDPLPSGPDIA; from the exons ATGGAAAAACTGATTCCTAAGGAGTTCGATTTTCTGCACAAAGAACGCTCTGAAGAAGCGCAGAGGCTATGGCGGAAGGCCGTCGGGAAACTGGTGAAGAACCGCCGCCGCCGATTCCGGTACGCCGCCGATCTCGAGAAACGGTCAGAAGCTAGGGAGCAAATGCGGACACTCAGA GACAATATACGGGTTTGTTTTGTGGCTTATACCGCGGCACTCAGGTTTATTCACG GAGGTGTGCATGGTAAAAATGGTAAGAACTCAAGTGAGCCCCTAGAAGAAGATACAGGGGTAGAGATTCAAAATGGACTCCCAGAAGAAGCTAGACTTGCAGGGTTTAATGTGCACCCCGATAAGATTGCAACTATTGTTGCTTCCTATGATATCAAGACCTTAAGAAAACTCAAAGGAGTAGAAGGACTTGCAAATAGATTGAATGTTACTCTAGATAAAGGAGTCGATTCGAAtgatgttgatatcagaaaaaATGTTTATGGTCCCAACCGATACACCGAGAAGCCCCCTAAAAGTTTTTTGACGTTTGTGTGGGAGGCTCTGCAGGATTTAACTCTTATCATCCTTATAGTTTGTGCTGTGGTTTCTATTGGAGTGGGAGTTGCCACCGAAGGGTTGCCCAAAGGCATGTATGATGGCGTTGGAATTTTACTTAGCATATGCTTGGTGGTCATGGTTACTGCGATCAGTGACTACAAGCAATCACTACAGTTCAAGGAATTGGACAAGGAAAAGAAGAAGGTTTTTGTCCAGGTCATTAGAGAAGGATTTCGTCAAAAAATCTCTGTATATGACTTGGTTGTTGGAGATGTTGTTCATCTATCTATTGGAGACCTGGTTCCTGCAGATGGAATATTTATATCAGGACACAACTTATTGATTGATCAATCAAGCTTGACGGGTGAAAGTGTGCCAATAAATATATATGAAGAGAGACCTTTTCTTTTGGCAGGATCAAAAGTGCAAGATGGGTCAGGTAAGATGTTGGTGACTACTGTTGGTATGAGAACTGAATGGGGAAAGTTGATGGAAACACTAAGTGAGGGTGGTGAAGATGAGACCCCACTTCAGGTGAAGCTAAACGGTGTCGCTACAGTTATTGGTAAAATTGGACTGGTATTTGCTCTTTCAACTTTCATAGTCCTGACAGTCAGATTTTTGGTCGAAAAAAAGCTTCACCACGAATTTACAAAATGGTCTTCCCATGACGCTCTACAGCTTTTGAATTACTTTGCCACTGCTGTTACTATAATTGTTGTTGCTGTTCCAGAGGGATTGCCCCTAGCCGTGACACTAAGTCTTGCGTTTGCCATGAAGAAGTTAATGAATGACAAAGCTCTGGTGAGACGTTTATCTGCCTGTGAGACTATGGGTTCTGCTACATGCATTTGCACCGACAAAACAGGCACATTGACAACAAACCATATGGTTGTAAGTAAAATATGGATTTGTGGAAGAGCAAAAGAGGTAGACAACAGTGGAGGCAAGGACACACTtgattcagatatatcagaaaatGTATTAAATTTTCTCTTGCAAGCAATATTCAACAATACAGGTTCTGAGGTGGTCAAGAATAAAGACGGGAAGACTTCGATTATGGGCACACCAACAGAAACAGCAATACTAGAGTATGGAATGCTCTTGGGTGGTGATTTTGACGAGCAACGTCGGCAGTGCCAATTGTTGAAGGTCGAACCTTTTAATTCAGAAAAGAAAACGATGTCGGTGCTTGTGGATCTTCCAGACGGCAAGGTCAGAGCATTTTGTAAAGGTGCATctgaaattatattaaaaatgtgtGACAATGGAATTAATGCAGATGGAGAAACTGTTCCTTTGTCATCAGAACAAATTAACAATATCATGGATGTCATCAATGATTTCTCTTGTGAAGCTTTGCGTACACTATGCTTAGCATTTAAGGACATTGATGATGGCTCGAAGgcaaataaaatccctagttcTGGCTATACGTTGATTGCAGTAGTGGGAATTAAGGATCCAGTTCGGGATGGTGTAAAAGAAGCAGTAAAAACTTGTTTTGCAGCTGGGATTACTGTACGCATGGTTACCGGTGATAATATTAATACAGCTAAAGCAATTGCGAAAGAGTGTGGAATATTCACGGACTTTGATCTTGCTGTTGAAGGACCAGATTTTCGCAACAAGACTTCAGAAGAGATGAGCCAAGATATACCAAAACTTAAG GTAATGGCTCGGTCGTCGCCTACGGACAAGCACATTCTGGTAAAGACTTCCAGAAGCATTCTTAAAGAGGTTGTTGCAGTTACTGGTGATGGAACAAATGACGCCCCTGCTTTGCATGAGGCTGATATTGGACTTGCTATGGGCATTTCTGGAACAGAG GTTGCAAAAGAAAGCGCAGATGTGATTGTATTGGATGATAATTTTGCTACAATTGTAAACGTTGCAAAATGGGGACGATCTGTATACATCAACATACAGAAATTTGTGCAATTCCAGTTGACTGTTAATATTGTTGCCCTCATGATCAATTTTGTATCTGCATGTATCTCag GATCAGCTCCTCTAACAGCGGTGCAATTGCTTTGGGTGAACCTAATTATGGACACTCTAGGTGCACTTGCACTAGCCACTGAACCACCAAATGATGAACTGATGAAGAGGCCTCCTGTTTTGAGGACCGAAAATTTTATCACCGTGAACATGTGGAGAAATATCATTGGTCATAGCATTTATCAGCTGGCTGTCTTGTTAGTCCTCAATTTTCTTGGGAAACAAATATTGGGACTCCAGGGTTCTGACGCCACTGCAGTATTGAATACTTTCATATTCAACACCTTCGTGTTTTGTCAG GTCTTCAATGAAATAAATAGCCGTGATATTGAGAAGATAAACATTTTCAGTGGACTGTTTGGAAACTGGATATTCTTAGGAATCATCGCGTGTACAGTGGTATTCCAAGTGATCATAGTTGAATTCTTGGGCACATTTGCTGGCACTGTACCTTTGAACTGGCAACTATGGTTAACAAGTGTTCTACTCGGCGCCGTCAGCATGCCTATTGCAGTTATTTTGAAGTGTATTCCAGTTGACAGAAAGACTGCCATTGCTACTCGACAACATGATGGTTATGATCCACTTCCAAGTGGTCCAGACATCGCCTAA